A genomic stretch from Nitrospiraceae bacterium includes:
- a CDS encoding 4'-phosphopantetheinyl transferase superfamily protein — protein sequence MLTSTHWANPSPDIYRSLSPGVVHVWRVHLDVSPRQAALYHTDLSEDERARAERYRLPHHQYQFISTRGILRNLIGHYVGIPPGTLRLKNNLQGKPSLTDPFHPSLQFNVSHTSGMALLAIAIEHAVGIDVEQIDRNVSDQDIATRYFSPREAEHLATLSPDKRTQEFLTYWTCKEAYLKMQGIGLSGGMAHCEIALDQDGLKATVLSTHEPDWGNDCSLFRINPGQSHIGALAVACHPVEVLFWDWKD from the coding sequence ATGTTGACTTCCACCCACTGGGCTAATCCGTCTCCTGACATTTACCGGAGCCTTTCACCAGGCGTGGTCCATGTGTGGCGGGTTCATCTGGATGTGTCACCCCGCCAGGCTGCTCTCTACCACACCGACCTTTCGGAAGATGAACGAGCACGGGCAGAACGGTATCGGCTTCCTCACCACCAATACCAATTTATTTCAACCCGAGGCATTCTTCGAAATTTGATCGGTCACTATGTGGGAATTCCTCCTGGTACTCTCAGACTTAAGAACAACTTGCAAGGAAAACCCTCTCTGACCGATCCATTCCATCCGTCCTTACAATTCAATGTCTCTCATACGAGTGGAATGGCCTTGTTGGCCATCGCAATTGAACACGCAGTGGGGATTGATGTGGAACAGATCGACCGGAATGTCAGCGATCAGGATATCGCCACCAGGTATTTTTCTCCACGAGAGGCGGAGCACCTTGCTACCCTTTCACCTGACAAGCGGACGCAAGAGTTTTTGACCTACTGGACCTGCAAGGAAGCGTATCTCAAAATGCAGGGGATTGGATTATCGGGTGGAATGGCTCACTGTGAGATCGCACTCGACCAGGACGGATTGAAGGCTACTGTGCTGTCAACACATGAACCCGATTGGGGGAACGACTGTTCACTCTTTCGCATCAATCCCGGCCAGTCCCACATCGGGGCGCTCGCCGTAGCATGCCATCCGGTTGAAGTGCTGTTTTGGGATTGGAAAGATTAA
- a CDS encoding carotenoid 1,2-hydratase, protein MFPLLGISGVFAGTPGVGLHEFTPARPGYIYAFPRDHGSHEQFQTEWWYFTGHLSTTNGRRFGYELTFFRRGIDSLDAWSNPSAWAMRHLYFAHFALTDEANAQFRFAEKLSRAGINKAGAEVDRLHVWIDRWLLKAVAPDHGQFHLQAQTEDFSIDLTLESSKPPVIHGTDGVSRKGRKAEATSHYYSITRLQTTGSVVVQGVPLAVNGVSWMDHEFGSADLSDGLVGWDWFSLQLENEYDIMAYGLRRADGTFDPASSGTLVRPDGSSTSISFEALHVSVQEYWISPAGGARYPSQWTLSIPSEKVELHISPRMANQELVTSRSTAVTYWEGAVDVTGLWKGQNIHGQGYVELTGYAEPYRPSR, encoded by the coding sequence ATGTTCCCACTCCTTGGGATTTCGGGGGTCTTTGCAGGGACCCCCGGCGTTGGACTTCACGAATTTACTCCTGCCCGTCCCGGATACATCTATGCGTTCCCGCGGGATCATGGCAGTCATGAGCAATTTCAGACAGAGTGGTGGTATTTTACCGGACATCTGTCCACCACGAATGGCCGGCGGTTTGGGTACGAATTGACGTTTTTTCGTCGTGGAATCGACTCACTTGATGCCTGGAGTAATCCTTCCGCATGGGCCATGCGACACCTGTACTTTGCCCATTTCGCGTTAACCGACGAAGCGAATGCGCAATTCCGTTTTGCAGAGAAGCTGAGTCGTGCCGGAATCAACAAGGCCGGAGCTGAAGTGGATCGGCTGCATGTGTGGATCGATCGGTGGTTGCTGAAGGCTGTGGCCCCCGATCATGGACAGTTTCATCTTCAGGCGCAGACTGAAGATTTTTCCATTGATTTGACGCTCGAATCGAGTAAACCTCCCGTTATTCATGGCACAGACGGGGTGAGCCGGAAAGGCCGGAAGGCAGAGGCCACCTCCCATTATTATTCAATAACCCGACTTCAGACCACTGGATCGGTGGTGGTGCAGGGGGTGCCGCTGGCGGTCAACGGCGTAAGTTGGATGGATCATGAGTTTGGGTCTGCAGACCTCTCGGACGGTCTCGTTGGATGGGATTGGTTCAGTCTGCAACTTGAAAATGAATATGACATCATGGCCTATGGGCTTCGTCGTGCGGATGGAACCTTTGATCCGGCATCCAGTGGAACATTGGTGAGGCCAGATGGATCCTCGACATCCATTTCTTTTGAAGCCCTTCATGTCAGCGTTCAAGAATATTGGATCAGTCCGGCCGGTGGTGCGCGTTATCCTAGTCAATGGACGTTATCTATTCCGTCTGAAAAGGTGGAGTTGCATATCTCTCCCAGAATGGCCAATCAAGAGCTTGTCACCAGCCGAAGTACCGCTGTGACATACTGGGAAGGAGCCGTGGATGTCACCGGGCTTTGGAAGGGACAGAATATTCATGGTCAGGGCTATGTCGAACTGACCGGATATGCCGAACCGTACCGCCCGTCACGATAA
- a CDS encoding helix-turn-helix transcriptional regulator has translation MSDLARNPKQIGNLIRRARKQRGLSQTQLGEKTGLRQATISLIETGNPAATLETILTVLSVLDLELRIAPRSKGTAADIEDIF, from the coding sequence ATGTCCGACCTTGCACGCAATCCGAAACAGATCGGCAATCTGATCCGGCGGGCCCGTAAGCAACGCGGCTTGAGCCAGACGCAGCTCGGGGAAAAGACCGGATTGCGCCAGGCGACGATATCCCTCATCGAGACGGGTAATCCGGCCGCGACGCTGGAGACGATTCTGACGGTGCTCAGCGTCCTCGATCTGGAGCTCCGAATCGCGCCGCGATCGAAGGGGACCGCCGCTGATATCGAGGATATTTTCTGA
- a CDS encoding type II toxin-antitoxin system HipA family toxin, with the protein MARSRRHAALHVLLNNRPVGQLHKATSGAIAFQYHPDWLGWPHALPISLSLPLREDAYRGEPVAAVFENLLPDSDALRRRVAERVGAAGTDAYSLLAAIGRECVGALQFVGADDNVEGIDDSATITGEPVNENAIEMLLNGLAQTPLGLSGDDAFRISLAGAQEKTALLRHKGKWLKPRGTTPTSHIFKKQIGRLPNGLDLSNSVENEFYCLKLAAAFGLPVNRADIYTFGETKSLVIERFDRLWTKDKRLLRLPQEDCCQALSVPPTRKYQREGGPGMIEVLDLLKGSDHPLEDQETVLKAQIFFWLIGATDGHAKNFSIFLSPGGSYHLTPLYDVLTAQPSFEVRQIESKQMKLAMSVGTKRHYRIGDILGRHFIQTVEGAGLPKRFALETLEKMADTAGQALEAIERVLPADFPEVIHRAVKVGVTNRLSKLRVA; encoded by the coding sequence ATGGCCCGCAGCCGCCGGCATGCGGCATTGCACGTGCTGCTGAACAATCGCCCGGTCGGTCAACTCCACAAGGCCACAAGCGGAGCCATTGCCTTTCAATACCACCCCGACTGGTTAGGATGGCCGCACGCCCTACCGATCTCGCTCTCGCTCCCTTTGCGTGAAGATGCCTACAGAGGAGAGCCGGTCGCCGCCGTATTCGAGAATCTATTACCGGATTCGGATGCATTGCGCCGTCGGGTTGCGGAAAGAGTCGGAGCGGCCGGAACCGATGCCTATAGTCTGCTTGCTGCCATTGGCCGCGAGTGTGTGGGGGCATTACAATTTGTCGGGGCGGACGATAACGTGGAGGGGATCGACGATTCCGCCACGATCACCGGGGAGCCCGTCAATGAGAATGCCATTGAAATGCTCCTCAACGGGTTGGCGCAAACCCCTTTGGGTCTGAGCGGTGATGATGCGTTTCGGATATCACTGGCCGGAGCGCAGGAAAAAACCGCATTGCTTCGGCATAAGGGCAAATGGCTCAAACCCCGTGGCACCACACCCACCTCCCATATTTTTAAAAAACAGATCGGCCGATTGCCGAACGGACTCGACCTCTCAAATAGCGTCGAGAATGAATTCTATTGCCTGAAACTGGCGGCCGCGTTTGGCCTGCCGGTTAACCGGGCGGACATCTACACGTTCGGAGAGACGAAATCGCTTGTAATCGAACGCTTCGACCGGCTTTGGACAAAAGACAAGCGACTGTTGCGGCTCCCGCAGGAGGATTGTTGCCAGGCGCTCTCGGTGCCGCCCACCCGGAAATATCAACGTGAAGGCGGACCGGGAATGATCGAAGTGCTTGATCTGCTCAAGGGCAGTGATCACCCCCTTGAAGACCAGGAAACCGTGTTAAAGGCTCAAATCTTCTTCTGGCTCATTGGCGCGACGGACGGGCACGCCAAAAATTTCAGCATTTTTCTCAGTCCGGGTGGCAGTTACCACCTGACGCCCCTGTATGACGTCCTCACCGCTCAGCCGAGCTTCGAAGTGCGTCAAATTGAAAGCAAGCAGATGAAGCTCGCCATGTCGGTCGGGACCAAGCGGCACTACCGAATCGGCGACATTCTCGGGCGGCATTTTATCCAGACAGTGGAAGGGGCGGGGCTGCCGAAAAGATTCGCACTTGAGACTCTTGAGAAAATGGCTGATACAGCCGGGCAGGCCTTGGAAGCCATCGAACGCGTCCTACCGGCGGATTTCCCCGAGGTCATTCACCGGGCGGTCAAAGTCGGCGTGACCAACCGTCTGTCCAAGTTGCGTGTGGCGTAA
- a CDS encoding response regulator, which produces MNKRSPSLRKLVLIVDDEPAVRRTVRGALESSGIECAESENGAEALAWLEENEVDLVLADYHMPIMSGLTLLERVNGTLNGRTPRVILLSGVIDEIHKHKAMGLGAYAIIDKPCNFRELVEKVNEALDF; this is translated from the coding sequence GTGAACAAACGTTCTCCCTCGCTCAGAAAACTTGTGCTGATTGTGGATGATGAGCCTGCCGTCCGCCGAACTGTACGGGGGGCCTTAGAATCCTCCGGAATTGAGTGCGCCGAGTCTGAAAATGGCGCCGAAGCACTGGCATGGTTGGAAGAAAACGAAGTCGATCTCGTGCTGGCTGATTATCACATGCCTATTATGAGCGGACTGACGTTGTTGGAACGAGTCAACGGCACCTTGAATGGCAGAACCCCTCGGGTCATTCTTCTCAGTGGAGTTATTGACGAAATACACAAGCACAAAGCCATGGGACTTGGTGCCTATGCGATTATCGACAAACCCTGTAATTTCCGTGAACTTGTCGAAAAAGTAAACGAGGCTCTCGATTTCTGA
- a CDS encoding rhodanese-like domain-containing protein gives MTPEQLLASIETHTAPVIVDVRSQSEYDAGHVPGAVHLPFYAMWSRHKETNATPKDPIVVYCEHGPRAWIGKFALWTVGYKNIVYLDGHMSGWKQRGLPMKSQAE, from the coding sequence ATGACCCCCGAGCAACTGTTAGCCTCAATCGAAACGCACACGGCGCCGGTAATCGTGGATGTCCGCTCGCAAAGTGAATACGATGCCGGGCATGTGCCGGGTGCTGTGCATCTGCCTTTTTATGCCATGTGGAGCCGTCATAAGGAGACCAACGCCACACCGAAGGACCCGATTGTCGTCTATTGCGAGCATGGCCCGAGAGCGTGGATCGGCAAATTCGCTCTCTGGACGGTGGGGTATAAAAATATTGTGTACCTGGACGGTCACATGTCAGGCTGGAAACAGCGAGGCCTGCCCATGAAAAGCCAGGCCGAATAG